TATCGTCATAAGAATCAACTTTAAACACCCAGTTATGGCCCCTATGTATCAGTCCATTAGAATTAGTACGAAGTATGAACTTGTTGTTGCCTTGCTCGGAGTTCgattttgtctttttggAGTGCTCCGTGACGGTACATTCTACTAGAGGTATTGACATTAGAGGGACAGAAAACTTGTGCTTATCTGGTGTCTTAAATTCATGTAAAAAGCTTGGAGTAAGGACATAATAGCCACGCGAATacgatttcaaaaattttgatcttttctCCAAGAATCCGGATTTGACTCCCATGGTAAAGGGATCGTTTTGATTGCTGTATGAgatatctttgaatttcCTCTTCGGTAAATTTGGTGGTACAAAACTCGAAATGTTTCTCTGAATGAAACTATCccattcaaaatttacaTTCTCGTTCAAGATCGTGGAGTCTAGCTTGGAGATTACCAAGTCAAACACCAGTTGAGCTTCTTTACCAATTATTCTTGCATAGCTGCTCAATCCGTTCTGTATTTCCATCACGACAACGTTCTCCAATTGAGCCCCTGAATTTTGTAGGTTGTCGAACGCTTCATGTAAGTAGTTCTCCTCAACCAACTGCCTCTTTATTTGCTTTTCCAATTGCAGCTTCACCAGAAAAGGATCACTTTTCGGTGTACCAAATTTACagtctttcaaagattcattgaaaatcttcatcaaatttttagTCTGCTGCAATTCCTTACCACAGGAATTTCTGAAATCCGATTGCAAAGCTTTTATCTCTTTAATCTTCACCAACAAGTCTCTTCTCAAATCCTCTAGCCTTGGGATGATTTCACTAGTTAACTCTTTAGAACTTTTCAATGCTAAGGAGGCTAGACTCTCATGATATTTGGTCAACATTGTAGGCAAATCTTGAATGGATCCATTGCCCAGTGGTAGAAAATTTCTCTGTATGGACTTGTCCTCATTGGAGGTTGGCTGGTATTGGTTTTCAATGCTGAAAAAAGGGAACTGGACAGCATGAGACAATCTCAGTTGCTGTCTGACTATTTCGTCCTGTATGGAGGCGGTTTCAGAGAGATATATCAAAATAGCACGGATAACTTGTCTCCAGGCAGAGAATCTGGCAGACAGTACGTCAGTGGGTTGGGCTGAAGCTGGTATCAGTATGACCAGGGGCGACCTGGGATCGTTTTGGTTAGAATTGTACTGTTTCTGGTGGCTACGAAGCGACATTCTCGGCATGGTCAAAATAGAGGTGTCAGCCAATGAACCCATGTTGCTGACGTCGTTATgattaatattattagtTTTAGAGGGGGGAATATTATTAGAGTTAGGAGAGTACATCATATTGGTGCCAGCCGCAGCATCGGTCACCGAGTGTTGCCGATCCTGATCGTATGCACTCAAATGTGCCTGGATAGTGGGATCAGAAGTGATGGCGTCGATAGGATAGGGTATCGAGTTGCGTTGAGTGAGGGACGAGGGCAATGACAGAGGCATGTTCTGTTCTTGTTGGTGCTGCTGTTGATAAGCAACATTAGAGTGGTCTGAGCTCATCCTGCCTTCCAGTTGCTGGTATTGGCTTCTAAGATCAAAAGATGCTCTTGCATTGTTCCATTGGTGAGACATGATGCGGTGAGCGGCTGAGCAAAGCGTATGGTTCCTTCCCAAGCCATTGTTTGTGTGCTTATTCTCCTCATGTAGAAGGTTGCATCGCCTTTTAACTCAAGAATGCGGCGTGACCCGGAAAAAGAGGCAGGTATTGGCTACTGACTATTATACTATAAATATAATTTACTGCCCTCAGTAGCATCAGTCGACCATCGGGAGAGTGTATTGCGGTACCGTGGGACTTAAGACCAGTCAGCATCACATCGTCTGTATAGTGAGTTGCCCTGTGGCAGTTTTATCCTGCCCGAGTGTGCATCGCAGCTAGGTTGTACTTATGGCATTTTTTCGCTGGTGCTGCTGGCTCGATCAAGAAGCTGCGTGCCATCagatttatttatatatatatataactTATGGTGGGACGTAAGTGGGATAATTCTCTTGCAGCGAGCTAATGGAGCATCTAGCAAAGAAGGGCTGTGTGCAATGGTTTAAGAGAGTTGATACAGGTGTAGATAAAAGCGGGCCACAGATTAGCATGGGTTCAGGAACAGCCAATCGGCTGCGGAAGCTGTTAcataaaagaaagagcCAGCAGCAGCCGTCAGTTCAGACGGTAGCCCGGTGCCAGATCCCGGGCCATTTCAGTACTAGTCAAAGCGTGGAACTGCAAACCCTCATAGGGAAAGACGCACCGCCGGCGCCATCCACGATTCATATCAACGAGAGGTACATCCGTTATGATATCAACACCACGCCCTTGGTTATCGTGCTGGCGATCTCAATCGTATTTTTCGCCTGTCTTCTGGTCCTCAAGGACATCATCTTACAGTCCTTGCAAAACATCGTTAGTGTGGCCAAATGGAAGATCATAGGGGCACCCTTCATGGGCACGCCCTACGCAGGCCTGCTCATGGGACTCGTAGGCACTGTGCTCTCGCCGTTATCTGCTGTTTCATCGTGGCTTTCCTTCATCTTCTGACACACTTTGTATTATGTTCCGGGGGCATTACCTATGGAAAATCACGtcagcttttttttccaacttttCAACTAACTTATATAAAAACTTTGTGTATAGTTTCTGCACTATGTATTAGGTTGTCCAATTGATGTTCCTTCCCTCCTTCTTCACTCGTTGCTCTACTTCCACCCACAAGTGCTCATTTCAACTGCGAGGAATATTTACTGCAATCTCAAGGAACATACATCCTCCCATCCCTCACAAGATGCTCCCACCTTCAATTGAACAAAGAAGACCCGTCCAATCACCCGAGTACGACCAGTCCACTCTATCGAATTATAGATCCTTTGCGGTTCTTGATACAGATTTAAACTTGTCTGTCTCCTTTGACAAATCCACCATTTCAGGGAGCGTAACATTCCTCTTGAAACAACTAtacgatgatgaaaagaaatcgaGTGAAGTGCATCTGGATAGTTCCTATTTGGATGTCCAGAATGTTCAGATTGAGGGTACCGAAGTTGGTTTCCAAATTGAGCCAAGAAAGGAACCCTTGGGCTCTAGATTGGTTATTGCCAACCCGTCCTCTAGCGATAAGATCAACCTGAAGATTCAATTTTGTACCACCGAGAAGTGCACTGCTTTACAATGGTTGAACGGCAAGCAAACCAAGGGTGGGAAACCGTACGTGTTCTCACAACTGGAGGCTATTCACGCGAGATCTCTTTTCCCCTGCTTTGACACTCCCTCTGTGAAATCGACTTTCACAGCATCCATTGAATCTCCATTACCAGTAGTTTTTTCTGGTATCAAGATCGAGGATTCCAGCAAGGCTGCAAGCGTTTACAAGTTTGAACAGAAGGTGCCTATCCCAGCTTACTTAATTGGCATTGCCTCCGGTGATTTGGTAAGCGCCCCAATTGGTCCTCGTTCCACCGTTTACACAGAACCATTTCGTTTGAAAGATTGTCAATGGgagtttgaaaatgatgtagaaaaattcatccAAGCTGCTGAGAAAATCATCTTCGATTATGAATGGGGCACTTATGACATTTTGATCAACGTCGATTCTTACCCCTACGGCGGTATGGAATCTCCAAATATGACATTTGCTACGCCTACATTGATTGCTCATGATAAGTCTAATATCGATGTGATTGCTCATGAACTTGCCCATTCTTGGTCTGGTAACCTAGTGACCAATTGTTCTTGGAACCATTTTTGGTTGAACGAAGGTTGGACCGTTTACCTAGAAAGAAGGATCGTCGGTGCCATCCATGGTGAGCCAACAAGACATTTCAGTGCTCTGATTGGTTGGAGCGATTTGCAGAACTCTATTGATTCTATGAAAGATCCTGAAAGGTTCTCCACTTTGGTGCAAAACTTGAACGATAATACCGATCCTGACGATGCTTTTTCCACTGTTCCTTATGAAAAGGGGTTCAACCTCTTGTTCCATTTGGAAACTGTTTTGGGTGGTAAAGCTGAATTTGACCCATTTATTAGACACTATTTCAAGAAGTTCGCCAAGAAATCTTTGGACACTTTCCAGTTTTTGGACACTTTATATGAGTTTTATCCTGAAAGGGCGGGAGTATTGGATTCTGTCGATTGGGAAACTTGGTTATACAAACCGGGTATGCCACCAAGGCCTCATTTCATCACCGCCTTGGCTGATAATGTCTACCAGTTGGCCGACAAGTGGATCGTATTGGcccaaaatttgaaaactacGGAAGAGTTCCGGTCTGAATTCAATGCTGTTGATGTCAAAGATTTCAACTCTAATCAGTTGGTCTTGTTTTTGGAGACCTTAACACAAAATGGCCATTCCACgaaaaaaccaaaagattttgattGGGCCAACTTTCCCATGGCTCCCAAGGCTCTATTAGAAATTTACCAAGATAAGATCGTTAAATCTCAAAACGCGGAAGTCGTTTTCAAGATGTTCAAATTCCAGATTTTTGCCAGGATGCAAGAAACCTATAAAGATTTGGCGGATTGGTTGGGAACCGTGGGTAGAATGAAGTTTGTTCGTCCCGGTTATAGACTTTTAAACTCAGTGGACCGCCAATTGGCTATTGCAACTTTCGAAAAATTTAAGGATACGTACCATCCCATTTGTAAAGCTCTTGTAAAGCAAGATTtggatctttgaaaaggggcgttcaaaaataaatatttaaaTAGCAAAGATGAACTACTAATGTGCTGTCCTTAATACGGTGCTAAATTAACGATTCTTACTAGTGGCGGAGTTTGTGTCGCGCAATACGAAGTTTGTATTTTTGTCACAGGCGTTCgagatagaaaaaaatagaataaataataacagcaaatataaaaacaaactGCGGGAGCATATATTTGCAGTTTTTACATTGTAGAACCCCTGGAACTTCGAATTTTAAAACCATCAGTCGTCAGATACGCATAAACAGCACCAAATTTCTCCAAGAATGAATCAGCTAGGAGCTTTAGCCGTAAGTTAACAGTCATAGAGTTTTTTTGCATCATCGCGAGCACCGTATTAACGCGCTATAAACCTTTTTTggttcttttcattttgcaGCAAGTTTCACGTTTCACCCAAAGATTTTCCatggaaaatatcaagagTGAGTTTCAATCCTTGCAGTCTAAACTAGCCACCCTTCGCACCCCgcaagaatttttcaatttcaaaaaagtcTCCAGACCTCAAAATTTCGGGGAAGCTCAATCAAGAGTGGCTTACAATCTAAAATACTTCTCGAGTAACTATGGTTTGATTATTGGTTGCTTAAGCATCTACACCTTATTGACAAATTTACTGCTACTCTTCGTTATCGCTTTGGTCATAGTTGGTATTCTTGGTATAAATAAACTGAACGGTGAAGACCTGGTGACTCCATTcggttctttcaaaagcaaTCAACTATACACTGGATTGATCTGTGTTGCTGTGCCAATAGGCTTCTTGGCTTCTCCAATCTCTACTCTGTTATGGTTGATCGGTGCTTCTGCCGTTAGCGTTTTCGGACATGCTTCATTGATGGAGAAGCCAATTGAAACTGTATTTGAGGAAGAAactgtttgaaaaaatgtctgCAACCACCCGAGACAAAGAGAACCATCCATTTGTTGTAAATTTTATTCATCTTTCATTTTAATTAGTTTCCCTTTTATTAATTCCTTCCCTAAGTATCAGTACGTATATGTAGACCTCATTCACAACTGCAGTTAACTTTTGCGTTCTCTATTTAGGCTTGCGTTCGGCATGCAcgtttttatttatttattcctTCCCTTCTTATTTCGTCAACAAGTAttattaataatattagCTCCACCTGCCTAAACGTAAAACAATCATAACATTAACActgaaaagagagaagCTATTCTTAGCTTAACAATGGGGAGTAGAGGAACTAGAATGaaccattttcttctacACATTGACAAAGATATATGCGTTACCCACACCTGCCCGATCTAAAGTGATTTCAAGATTAAGCAAGTAGTAATATCAGAACCTGAACAAGCTTGAATCAGGATGCACGTAAAATTTTTAGCGTGTCTGATTTACATCATAATAAGCTTGTACTGCACCTGTTGATAACTGCGGGGTTAGTTTGTATCTAAATCAGGAATGAATACCTTCTTCATTACACTGCAAAAAAAGGACATACAAAAAAACGTGCGTCGGTTGAATATGTTAAATATGTCCACCACGAGGGGAGGTTCAGCAATATATTATGAACTGAATGTAATGACTCATATCCCTCGTCTATGGTcaaattgtcgattccctttctgTGAAATCTTTgaggaaaaattcaagaatttttgtATAGTTACTCATCCAAGGTATGATAAACCACCTGTCCCAGCATTATATACCTGATGTTCTTGCCTCTactgaaaaatgaaattacAACAAGATTCAAAAGGCTCACAGTTGCCTCAAGTTGTGTTGATAACTAGTCGtactcatatcatttatatataaattccagGCTGATGCTCAATTAATGAATCTTTtactccaagtgcacccaccaatagaacgtcatttcaacattcttcatcctgaaacaaagactagttatgtgGATAAcgatgaacctacttgttccaacaatagTAGTATTGTAGGAAACTGCAAAGCGGAACTAGATTTGCGtagaaatagaagaacaAGTATACTTGGATGAGTAAGTTCGCAACCCAATTATATAATAAGTGGGCGTGTGGTCTAGTGGTATGATTCTCGCTTTGGGTTTATCTCTGTTAAGGAGAACGACTAAGCATGCGAGAGGCCCTGGGTTCAATTCCCAGCTCGCcccttttatttttcactttcccTGGacaaagttttttttcctacTTACGTTCTTCCTATTGCATCCCTTGCTTCACGAATAGCTGAACCAGTTGCCGCAAGCTCAAGACTGATTTTCAACCCATAAACGCGCTGTAACGCATATGCTTTGCAAACAAGAGTTTCTTAGCCGAGGACAGAAGAATCGAAGCGAAAGCATCCGCGAACTCTCTCCTCTTTCCCTGGTATATGACGACATTACCATTCTGGCTCTAGTTCAACGCCCCTTTTAGTTTATCCACCTGGTAAGAAGCAAAAGCGCTCCTCGGATTAATTACTTTTCTCGAAAGGGATGCCGACCGTCTACCGGAAAAAGTAGCTGCCCTTAAGGGAAGAGCACGGCTCTTGGCATGGCAGGAGGCAAAGCAGTACCAAAAGCGGGCCAGTTACCGAGCCCACCAAGTTGGGCAAGGGTGTCTCGTCTCCTTTTGGTCGAGCAGCGATTTATTTACCTCGAGGCCGCTTACACTTCACCCAATAATCATGATTTACAACTAACCTTCTTCTCCGAACCCTTAACGGTAGGCAAattgagaaattttttttgctcgactttttttctctttttcgtTTCAATTACCTTATTCGGAACTTCTCGAAGAACTCGGCGAAGACGATAAAGTAAGATTGCTGACTACCATCGGGTCTTGTTTCCTTGCTCTCTCCAGTAGTATTCGTCAAtgttgtaatttttttaaagcaAGGAAACAGAGAAAGAAAGCGCAATCAGTCTTATTGCTTTTCCAGTGGAGTTATTGTTTACTTATTAATTTCTTAACAGCAGACAACGATAAAACTTGTCCGTGcagtagaaaaaaaaaaataaagtagCTAATTACAttacatgaaaaaaatccaacCATTTGTAAGTACAGGGACCAATGAGTACTTTTAACAGTTACAGCCAATCAAGGGAGGGTAGAGATGGTAGTAGTAATAATGCCATTAAGAATAAGTCGTTGCTAGAGATAATATTCGGCACTAATATTTCTGAATGGACCTTTTCTGAGAACGCCTTGATAAAGGCTATGGATTTGAAGatagaacaagaaaagacaaagCAGCAATACTATAAACTTGAAAACTTGAATCGTTCGATAGAGTTGTTTAAGCTTGCTTCCACTTCGGGTCTGCCCGTAAATCAAATACATAAACTATTCAACACTGACCACGGCGCATCAGCACCTTCACCTACGAAGCCAGAGGGCAAACAACCGGATAACAGCATAGAATGTGCGCGATCTTCGGAACAACTTCCCAGGATTAATGGCAATAGCAGTTCTTTAAGGCCCTTGAACATGAACACAGTATCGCCAACGCCAATGAGTCGACAGGCTTCCCCATATAAATTTCCAGCACCACCTTCTGCCAACGGCTTTCAACACTCCACCGCAACAAACGCTCAACGAAGAGCTAATTCTCCTGCAAGAATAGGCGCATCCGCTGTGGCTGCgttgaatgaaaatatttccaTAAAGGAGGAAGACGTTGATAAGCTGATTCCTTCAGGTGCAAAATCACAGGAATCTCCTCTAAACAAGAAACCAGTTTCACTTCATAGCCGTAACTTGTCTCTTCCAATAGGCAAGTTCACCAATCCCAATATTCCTTCAACAATGACATCCATACTTAGTTTCAACAGAGACCAGCAGCCACAACCCCCGTCACAACCACCTCCACAACAGCAACACCAAGACCTCCACATGCACAATTTGCATCCTATACCAAAGAAACCCGGAATggttcaaaaaaagcacaAGCGCGCAAGATCCACGTCCTCCTTTGGCGTGATTGACTTGAGCATTATCGATGAAGTCAAGGAAAAGCACCCACAAGAGTCACCATCCCCCATACGCTCCAACACGGTGGTGGCGCTCTCCTCACAAGATCAACTAACTGAATCCGATACAAAGGCACGCCCCCCCATACCGCAACCACTCCGCGAAGAACGCCAACTGCACGATGAATTGGATGACAGAACGTGTAGTGAAAGCAGTAGTAGAAACGAAAGTCCTGTGAGAACCATCACAAAAGACAATTCTGTGGGTAAGATCCTGAACAGTACTTAAGCAGCTGTTCTTGTCTTTTCGATATTCCCTGATATATAGTATATGCATACATTACATAGATACCCGCTGCATaaccaaataaaaaagaaaagtatacATACCTATAAATATGAGACGTTATTTCAATACCTTACAGGTAGCCtgtcttttctttggcaTGGTTCGTACAAGAGTTTGTCTCTCTTTCAGTGAGTGACACCTGTCAACATGTTAAATTCATCTGTggagaaattcaaaatctcGAATATTCGATCTTTGTCATTCGGATACAGGTGGACCAATACTTTCCTGAAAATATCATAGAAGAGCGACAACTTCTTGAAGCATTCATCGCAGATATCATCGGCTATCATCGGTGAGTTGAGCTTAAATAGCAAATTACCTTGAACATCAGTCAATGCTTGAGGTAAGTAGTCGTTTAATTTATCATGTACATTTTTCCCTATTGTCTCCAATTCCATCAATGAATTATCCCTCAGAGATAAATACATATCGTAATCCAATTCATCCTTCACTGAGTCCACGGGAAAAATCATATTTACCAGGTTATTATAAAGGTCTAAACCTGTATTTTCGAATAGAAATTTTATTTGTAAAGTTTGCATTTGTTTGGTAAATTCATTTAATTTACCATAGATCCAGAAGGAGATTTTTCGAGAGT
The Saccharomyces kudriavzevii IFO 1802 strain IFO1802 genome assembly, chromosome: 14 DNA segment above includes these coding regions:
- the SLM2 gene encoding phosphatidylinositol 4,5-bisphosphate-binding protein (similar to Saccharomyces cerevisiae SLM1 (YIL105C) and SLM2 (YNL047C); ancestral locus Anc_2.267); the encoded protein is MSHQWNNARASFDLRSQYQQLEGRMSSDHSNVAYQQQHQQEQNMPLSLPSSLTQRNSIPYPIDAITSDPTIQAHLSAYDQDRQHSVTDAAAGTNMMYSPNSNNIPPSKTNNINHNDVSNMGSLADTSILTMPRMSLRSHQKQYNSNQNDPRSPLVILIPASAQPTDVLSARFSAWRQVIRAILIYLSETASIQDEIVRQQLRLSHAVQFPFFSIENQYQPTSNEDKSIQRNFLPLGNGSIQDLPTMLTKYHESLASLALKSSKELTSEIIPRLEDLRRDLLVKIKEIKALQSDFRNSCGKELQQTKNLMKIFNESLKDCKFGTPKSDPFLVKLQLEKQIKRQLVEENYLHEAFDNLQNSGAQLENVVVMEIQNGLSSYARIIGKEAQLVFDLVISKLDSTILNENVNFEWDSFIQRNISSFVPPNLPKRKFKDISYSNQNDPFTMGVKSGFLEKRSKFLKSYSRGYYVLTPSFLHEFKTPDKHKFSVPLMSIPLVECTVTEHSKKTKSNSEQGNNKFILRTNSNGLIHRGHNWVFKVDSYDDMIEWFDNINALSSLPNYDDKCKFVNKVTKQSKAKAKNDEKSVQSGAAQTTDDQHTKSDDMSSSNLPMNFIPKLDNLTITNTTSSVPETFNSQIQNRLPEFYIENVDYPRKSNPL
- the SKDI14G2760 gene encoding uncharacterized protein (similar to Saccharomyces cerevisiae YNL046W), coding for MEHLAKKGCVQWFKRVDTGVDKSGPQISMGSGTANRLRKLLHKRKSQQQPSVQTVARCQIPGHFSTSQSVELQTLIGKDAPPAPSTIHINERYIRYDINTTPLVIVLAISIVFFACLLVLKDIILQSLQNIVSVAKWKIIGAPFMGTPYAGLLMGLVGTVLSPLSAVSSWLSFIF
- the LAP2 gene encoding bifunctional aminopeptidase/epoxide hydrolase (similar to Saccharomyces cerevisiae LAP2 (YNL045W); ancestral locus Anc_2.268), with amino-acid sequence MFLPSFFTRCSTSTHKCSFQLRGIFTAISRNIHPPIPHKMLPPSIEQRRPVQSPEYDQSTLSNYRSFAVLDTDLNLSVSFDKSTISGSVTFLLKQLYDDEKKSSEVHLDSSYLDVQNVQIEGTEVGFQIEPRKEPLGSRLVIANPSSSDKINLKIQFCTTEKCTALQWLNGKQTKGGKPYVFSQLEAIHARSLFPCFDTPSVKSTFTASIESPLPVVFSGIKIEDSSKAASVYKFEQKVPIPAYLIGIASGDLVSAPIGPRSTVYTEPFRLKDCQWEFENDVEKFIQAAEKIIFDYEWGTYDILINVDSYPYGGMESPNMTFATPTLIAHDKSNIDVIAHELAHSWSGNLVTNCSWNHFWLNEGWTVYLERRIVGAIHGEPTRHFSALIGWSDLQNSIDSMKDPERFSTLVQNLNDNTDPDDAFSTVPYEKGFNLLFHLETVLGGKAEFDPFIRHYFKKFAKKSLDTFQFLDTLYEFYPERAGVLDSVDWETWLYKPGMPPRPHFITALADNVYQLADKWIVLAQNLKTTEEFRSEFNAVDVKDFNSNQLVLFLETLTQNGHSTKKPKDFDWANFPMAPKALLEIYQDKIVKSQNAEVVFKMFKFQIFARMQETYKDLADWLGTVGRMKFVRPGYRLLNSVDRQLAIATFEKFKDTYHPICKALVKQDLDL
- the YIP3 gene encoding Yip3p (similar to Saccharomyces cerevisiae YIP3 (YNL044W); ancestral locus Anc_2.269) produces the protein MNQLGALAQVSRFTQRFSMENIKSEFQSLQSKLATLRTPQEFFNFKKVSRPQNFGEAQSRVAYNLKYFSSNYGLIIGCLSIYTLLTNLLLLFVIALVIVGILGINKLNGEDLVTPFGSFKSNQLYTGLICVAVPIGFLASPISTLLWLIGASAVSVFGHASLMEKPIETVFEEETV
- the BOP3 gene encoding Bop3p (similar to Saccharomyces cerevisiae BOP3 (YNL042W); ancestral locus Anc_2.270); translated protein: MSTFNSYSQSREGRDGSSNNAIKNKSLLEIIFGTNISEWTFSENALIKAMDLKIEQEKTKQQYYKLENLNRSIELFKLASTSGLPVNQIHKLFNTDHGASAPSPTKPEGKQPDNSIECARSSEQLPRINGNSSSLRPLNMNTVSPTPMSRQASPYKFPAPPSANGFQHSTATNAQRRANSPARIGASAVAALNENISIKEEDVDKLIPSGAKSQESPLNKKPVSLHSRNLSLPIGKFTNPNIPSTMTSILSFNRDQQPQPPSQPPPQQQHQDLHMHNLHPIPKKPGMVQKKHKRARSTSSFGVIDLSIIDEVKEKHPQESPSPIRSNTVVALSSQDQLTESDTKARPPIPQPLREERQLHDELDDRTCSESSSRNESPVRTITKDNSVGKILNST